A genomic window from Sceloporus undulatus isolate JIND9_A2432 ecotype Alabama chromosome 9, SceUnd_v1.1, whole genome shotgun sequence includes:
- the PAK4 gene encoding LOW QUALITY PROTEIN: serine/threonine-protein kinase PAK 4 (The sequence of the model RefSeq protein was modified relative to this genomic sequence to represent the inferred CDS: deleted 1 base in 1 codon), translating into MKSHAEEPACLLANITMFSKKKKRIEISAPSNFEHRVHTGYDQQEQKFTGLPRQWQGIIEESAKRPKPLIDPVCITAVQSGSQKTIVRGNKAAKDGSLAWLLDEFENMSVSRSNSLRRDSPPFPPRHDQLYQENGLSEALARPRHYHHQHHHQHAEEDAGGGRSKEPKEQRNRHGAKNEPEQSREWTAVPHHRGQEPASKSHQLSGHHRPPPPEYHKPALDHRHRPHERDGRKEPPDRVVRRERTDGPDKRPKSAFTGETSPQSPREKRPLSGPNIRTPNIPVSEGVMKTAQQTGRPFNTYPRADTDPVRGVQAEHRAGKPQETASNGPISGNSSSSRPPTSGPARSRNPEPPHSGLSQHASDPHLTHIPPPAHQPSYSPQQPPSAPPPQPPQQPPGPPPPAPQQPRSPQREPQRVSHEQFRAALQMVVDPGDPRTYLDNFIKIGEGSTGIVCIATVKSTGKLVAVKKMDLRKQQRRELLFNEVVIMRDYQHENVVEMYNSYLVGDELWVVMEFLEGGALTDIVTHTRMNEEQIAAVCLSVLKALSVLHAQGVIHRDIKSDSILLTHDGRVKLSDFGFCAQVNKEVPRRKSLVGTPYWMAPELISRLPYGPEVDIWSLGVMVIEMVDGEPPYFNEPPLKAMKMIRDNLPPKLKNVHKVSPSLKGFLDRLLVRDPAQRATANELLKHPFLGKAGPPSCIVPLMRQNRMR; encoded by the exons ATGAAGTCTCACGCGGAAGAACCAGCTT GTCTGCTAGCCAACATCACCATGTTCAGCAAGAAGAAAAAACGCATTGAGATATCTGCTCCCTCCAACTTTGAGCACCGGGTCCACACAGGATACGACCAGCAGGAGCAGAAGTTCACGGGGCTGCCGCGGCAATGGCAGGGCATCATCGAGGAGTCGGCCAAACGGCCAAAGCCGTTGATCGATCCAGTCTGCATTACGGCGGTCCAGTCTGGTTCCCAGAAG ACCATCGTGCGGGGGAACAAAGCAGCCAAGGATGGTTCCCTGGCCTGGTTGCTAGATGAGTTTGAGAACATGTCGGTGTCCCGTTCCAATTCTCTGCGAAGGGAcagccctcccttccctccccggcATGACCAACTGTACCAGGAGAACGGCCTGAGCGAAGCACTCGCCAGACCCCGGCATTatcaccaccaacaccaccaccaGCATGCTGAGGAAGATGCTGGGGGAGGCAGGAGCAAAGAGCCCAAGGAGCAGCGGAACCGACACGGAGCCAAGAACGAACCGGAGCAGAGCAGGGAATGGACTGCTGTGCCACACCACCGGGGGCAAGAGCCCGCCAGCAAATCTCACCAGCTCTCTGGCCACCATCGACCGCCTCCTCCTGAGTACCACAAGCCTGCCTTGGACCACAGGCACAGACCCCATGAGCGAGATGGGAGGAAGGAGCCCCCCGATCGTGTGGTTAGGAGGGAACGCACTGATGGCCCTGACAAAAGGCCCAAGTCTGCCTTCACAGGGGAGACCAGCCCACAGTCCCCCCGGGAAAAGCGGCCCCTGTCGGGCCCAAATATCCGGACCCCCAACATTCCTGTCTCAGAGGGGGTCATGAAAACGGCACAGCAGACCGGACGGCCGTTTAACACGTATCCACGAGCGGACACAGACCCTGTCCGAGGTGTTCAG GCAGAGCATAGAGCTGGGAAACCCCAGGAAACAGCATCCAACGGTCCTATCAGTGGAAACAGCAGCTCATCCAGG CCCCCCACGTCAGGCCCAGCAAGATCCAGGAACCCAGAGCCACCCCATTCGGGACTCTCCCAGCATGCCTCAGACCCCCACTTAACACACATCCCACCCCCGGCCCATCAGCCTTCGTACTCCCCACAGCAGCCCCCATCGGCTCCACCACCTCAGCCCCCGCAACAGCCTCCAGGCCCGCCTCCCCCAGCCCCTCAGCAGCCACGCTCCCCCCAGCGTGAGCCCCAGCGTGTCTCCCACGAACAGTTCCGAGCTGCCTTACAGATGGTGGTTGACCCAGGTGACCCCCGAACCTACCTGGACAATTTCATCAAGATCGGGGAAGGGTCCACTGGCATCGTGTGCATCGCTACTGTCAAGAGCACGGGGAAGCTGGTGGCTGTCAAGAAGATGGACCTGCGGAAGCAGCAGAGGCGGGAGCTGCTCTTCAATGAG GTGGTTATCATGAGGGACTACCAGCATGAGAACGTGGTCGAGATGTACAACAGCTACCTGGTGGGCGATGAACTGTGGGTAGTCATGGAGTTCCTTGAGGGTGGCGCACTGACTGACATTGTCACACACACAAG GATGAACGAAGAGCAGATTGCAGCAGTTTGTCTATCTGTCCTAAAGGCGCTTTCAGTCCTCCATGCTCAGGGCGTCATCCACCGTGATATCAAGAGTGACTCCATTCTGCTCACCCACGATGGCCGG GTCAAACTCTCTGACTTTGGATTTTGTGCTCAAGTGAACAAGGAGGTGCCACGGCGCAAGTCCTTGGTTGGGACCCCTTACTggatggcaccagagctcatcTCCCGATTGCCCTATGGGCCAGAA GTGGACATCTGGTCCCTTGGAGTGATGGTTATAGAAATGGTGGATGGAGAACCCCCTTATTTCAATGAGCCTCCTCTAAAGGCAATGAAGATGATCCGAGACAATCTGCCACCTAAACTCAAAAATGTGCACAAG GTTTCACCTTCTTTGAAGGGGTTCCTTGACCGCTTGCTGGTCCGAGACCCAGCCCAGAGAGCCACCGCAAATGAACTCTTGAAGCACCCCTTCCTGGGAAAAGCCGGGCCCCCTTCCTGCATCGTACCCCTGATGAGACAGAACCGGATGAGATGA